Proteins encoded by one window of Porphyromonas vaginalis:
- a CDS encoding AMP-dependent synthetase/ligase, which translates to MNHLSDLLKLFTTTYRHKTLLRYMDRTPEEQWHEWSGEQFAEQIMLAAQALVRAGVQPGDRVALYSQNMMEGIITELGLMAIRAVCVPLYATCSPEQVAYITEHAGVKLILVGEQFQYNNVYPLLATHPTLQQLVILDERVVRDPADERSEYFDTFLSMGDAMPYETEVRAQLGAGTADETAVIIYTSGTTGTPKGVQITHHMILAQVERHQKLFPTLNDHDVSVNFLPLSHVFEKLWVYFCLATAIKVVVVTNPKRIMELMPQIRPTVMCNVPRYWEKVYQGVQEHIEQAKPMMQRIYRKALRVGHRYHIDYRIHGRKAPWGLRISNALYRYTVFYILKRVLGLERGRFFPTAGAPLSNEINEFLQSAGFNIVVGYGLSESSATVSCYLLGRYVIGSVGEVVPGVEVRIDPETQEIQLRGETITPGYYHNDEANAAAFTEDGWFRTGDAGRLEGSTLFFTERIKELYKTSNGKYIAPQQIESLLSSSPLIEQCAVVADERKFVAALIYPNYEQLRRRLRERGQEALADLPTADLAQRSEVCDMLLSHIEPLQAHLAGFEKVKRIALLAEPFSIEAGTLTPTLKLKRKAILEQYAELIEKLYL; encoded by the coding sequence ATGAACCATCTGAGTGATCTGCTCAAACTCTTTACAACCACTTATCGCCACAAGACCCTCCTACGCTATATGGATCGGACTCCTGAGGAGCAGTGGCACGAATGGAGCGGAGAGCAGTTTGCTGAGCAGATTATGCTGGCGGCACAGGCTCTCGTACGGGCTGGTGTGCAGCCAGGCGACCGCGTGGCTCTCTACTCGCAAAACATGATGGAGGGCATCATCACCGAGCTGGGACTGATGGCTATACGTGCCGTCTGCGTACCCCTCTATGCCACTTGCTCACCAGAGCAGGTTGCCTACATCACGGAGCATGCAGGAGTCAAGCTAATACTCGTGGGGGAGCAGTTTCAGTACAACAATGTCTACCCACTCCTAGCGACCCACCCTACACTACAGCAGCTGGTCATACTAGACGAGCGAGTGGTGCGTGATCCAGCCGACGAGCGGAGTGAGTACTTTGATACCTTCCTATCGATGGGCGATGCGATGCCCTACGAGACAGAGGTGCGGGCGCAGCTGGGTGCTGGCACGGCCGATGAGACAGCTGTCATCATCTACACCTCAGGCACCACAGGCACTCCCAAGGGAGTACAGATCACCCATCACATGATCTTAGCGCAGGTAGAGCGGCACCAGAAGCTCTTCCCGACGCTAAACGATCATGACGTCTCGGTCAACTTCCTCCCGCTGAGCCATGTCTTCGAGAAGCTCTGGGTCTACTTTTGCCTTGCCACTGCTATCAAAGTGGTTGTTGTGACGAACCCAAAGCGCATCATGGAGCTGATGCCACAGATACGCCCCACGGTGATGTGCAATGTGCCACGATATTGGGAGAAAGTCTACCAAGGCGTACAGGAGCACATCGAGCAGGCGAAGCCTATGATGCAGCGCATCTACAGGAAGGCACTACGCGTGGGGCATAGGTATCATATCGACTACCGCATCCATGGGCGCAAAGCTCCGTGGGGCCTACGCATCTCCAACGCCCTCTACCGCTACACCGTATTCTATATCCTCAAGCGTGTCTTAGGACTGGAGCGAGGACGCTTCTTCCCGACAGCAGGGGCTCCCCTCTCGAATGAGATCAACGAGTTCCTGCAGTCGGCCGGCTTTAACATTGTCGTCGGCTATGGGCTCTCCGAGTCCTCAGCCACAGTCTCTTGCTACCTACTGGGGCGCTACGTCATAGGCTCCGTCGGGGAAGTCGTGCCAGGCGTAGAGGTACGCATAGATCCCGAGACGCAAGAGATACAGCTACGTGGCGAGACTATCACGCCTGGATACTACCACAATGATGAGGCAAATGCTGCCGCCTTCACCGAGGACGGGTGGTTCCGGACGGGCGATGCCGGACGGCTCGAAGGGAGTACACTATTCTTCACCGAGCGGATCAAAGAGCTGTACAAGACGAGCAATGGTAAGTACATCGCTCCGCAGCAGATCGAGTCACTCCTGAGTAGCAGTCCGCTCATCGAGCAGTGCGCTGTGGTGGCCGACGAGCGCAAGTTTGTCGCAGCACTGATCTATCCGAACTACGAGCAGCTACGTCGTCGACTCCGTGAGCGTGGTCAGGAGGCACTGGCCGATCTCCCCACGGCAGATCTAGCGCAGCGCAGCGAGGTGTGCGACATGCTCCTAAGTCACATAGAGCCCCTGCAGGCGCACCTAGCGGGCTTTGAGAAGGTCAAGCGCATCGCCCTGCTCGCCGAGCCATTCTCCATCGAGGCGGGTACACTTACCCCGACGCTCAAGCTGAAGCGCAAAGCGATCCTCGAGCAGTACGCCGAGCTGATCGAAAAGCTGTACCTTTGA
- a CDS encoding MarR family winged helix-turn-helix transcriptional regulator gives MSYPLLHELLDLVERYEEFRGNAEQSMSNFLHFADQSLEQQKSSEEPKTGAHRHAYLNAMIARDISFVYRYMRSLVRKAIKDTPLQTIDEYSYLITLMAKGEMTKTELNNYNVVEKTSGSEIIRRLLKGGLISQTRNLQDRRSLLLSITPKGREVVKELLPRMQQSSDILLRDLSWDQKIFLHSLHEQLYESNHPLFLSERDTDLAELVQKMPIDHHAR, from the coding sequence ATGAGTTATCCTTTATTACATGAGCTGCTCGACCTAGTCGAGAGGTACGAAGAGTTTCGTGGGAATGCAGAGCAGTCAATGAGCAACTTTTTGCACTTTGCCGATCAGTCCCTTGAGCAGCAAAAAAGCTCCGAAGAACCTAAGACAGGGGCACATCGTCATGCCTATCTCAATGCGATGATCGCTCGTGACATCAGCTTCGTCTACCGCTATATGCGTAGCCTCGTGCGTAAAGCGATCAAAGATACACCCCTGCAGACCATCGATGAGTATTCCTACCTCATCACACTCATGGCAAAAGGGGAGATGACCAAGACCGAGCTCAACAACTACAACGTAGTCGAAAAAACCTCTGGGAGTGAGATCATCCGTCGTCTACTCAAGGGAGGACTGATCTCGCAGACGCGCAATCTACAGGATAGACGTAGCTTACTCCTCAGCATCACCCCTAAGGGGCGAGAGGTAGTCAAGGAGCTACTACCGCGTATGCAGCAGAGTAGCGATATACTCCTACGAGATCTCTCGTGGGACCAAAAGATCTTCCTCCACTCACTCCATGAGCAGCTCTACGAGAGCAATCATCCACTCTTTCTCTCAGAGCGAGATACGGATCTAGCTGAGCTAGTCCAGAAGATGCCTATCGACCATCACGCACGCTAA
- a CDS encoding PspC domain-containing protein produces the protein MANNKRLYRSREAWIGGVCGGIADYFGWDPTIVRLIYLVLTFTTAFAGIPIYVLLWIFVPLERYRNR, from the coding sequence ATGGCTAACAACAAGAGACTTTATCGCTCTCGCGAAGCATGGATAGGAGGCGTATGTGGCGGCATCGCAGACTACTTCGGGTGGGATCCGACGATCGTACGGCTCATCTACTTAGTGCTTACATTTACAACTGCTTTTGCGGGCATCCCCATCTACGTCCTGTTGTGGATTTTCGTCCCACTAGAGCGGTATAGAAACCGTTAA
- a CDS encoding HU family DNA-binding protein has protein sequence MNKTDFIKTVAEKAQLTQKDAKAVYEAMVETIHEEMKKGERLTLVGFGSFYVSQRAARKGINPQSGKTIQIKASKSIKFKPSSALDINKK, from the coding sequence ATGAATAAAACAGATTTCATCAAGACTGTTGCCGAGAAGGCTCAGCTAACTCAGAAGGACGCAAAGGCTGTCTATGAGGCTATGGTAGAGACCATCCACGAGGAGATGAAGAAGGGCGAGCGCCTTACACTCGTAGGCTTTGGCTCATTCTACGTTTCTCAGCGCGCTGCTCGCAAGGGCATCAACCCACAGTCTGGCAAGACAATCCAGATCAAGGCTAGCAAGTCTATCAAGTTTAAGCCTAGCTCAGCTCTAGACATCAACAAGAAGTAA
- a CDS encoding MATE family efflux transporter, with product MSWSAYYRSCREHYRPLLRLGLPVIIGQVGLILVGFADNVMVSHHSLDELAAASFVNNFLNLVIIFGMGFSYGLTPLVATNKEWGRSDQVAHYLGHSFLLNLLIALLIGGGLLLLEGSLELFNLPHELHAIALPYYRIQILGFMVVMLFNTFKQYTEGMGDTQIPMYITLAGNVLNIGLNYLLIYGKGGFPEWGLYGAGIATLSSRIAMLLAIVAVTALLPRYREILERLRRLRWSWREGMAPLLRLGTPVALQMGMEAASFSIAVILVARIGTSALAAHQIIATVSTLGFMVYYGIGAATAIRSSTLLAQGERQETRHVASAGVYLCLFVAAVMMPLLVLFREPVVRLFNADLSVAEATYLALIPLCIYQIGDALQIIYANALRGISRVTVLAPAAALCHLIVAPAMAWLFGFNIGLHGAPLQLMGIWFAFPVSLTLLGLILRYSFRRATR from the coding sequence ATGAGCTGGAGTGCATACTATCGGAGCTGTCGGGAGCATTACAGGCCTTTGCTGCGGCTGGGCCTGCCCGTGATCATCGGACAGGTGGGACTGATCCTCGTGGGCTTTGCCGACAATGTGATGGTGAGCCATCACAGCCTAGACGAGCTGGCGGCAGCTTCCTTTGTCAATAACTTTCTCAACCTAGTCATCATCTTCGGGATGGGCTTCTCCTACGGTCTGACACCGCTGGTGGCAACCAATAAGGAGTGGGGACGCTCCGATCAAGTGGCGCACTACTTAGGGCATAGCTTCTTGCTCAACCTCTTGATCGCCCTCTTAATCGGCGGGGGACTCCTACTCCTCGAGGGGAGTCTGGAGCTGTTCAACCTACCCCATGAGCTACACGCCATAGCCCTACCCTACTACCGTATCCAGATCTTGGGCTTTATGGTGGTGATGCTTTTCAATACGTTCAAGCAGTACACCGAGGGGATGGGAGATACGCAGATCCCGATGTATATCACCCTAGCGGGCAATGTGCTCAACATCGGTCTCAACTACCTTCTCATCTATGGCAAAGGGGGCTTCCCCGAGTGGGGCTTGTATGGTGCTGGCATAGCAACGCTGAGCAGTCGTATAGCGATGCTGCTAGCAATCGTTGCTGTGACTGCTCTGCTACCACGCTATCGTGAGATCCTGGAGCGGTTGCGGCGCTTGCGCTGGTCGTGGCGTGAGGGGATGGCACCATTGCTACGACTAGGCACTCCCGTAGCACTGCAGATGGGTATGGAGGCAGCTTCCTTTTCGATAGCGGTCATCTTGGTCGCTCGGATCGGTACGTCAGCCTTGGCAGCGCATCAGATCATTGCGACAGTCAGTACGCTGGGCTTCATGGTCTACTACGGCATCGGCGCAGCCACAGCGATACGTAGCAGCACGCTCCTAGCACAAGGAGAGCGACAAGAGACCCGCCACGTGGCTAGTGCGGGCGTCTACCTCTGTCTCTTTGTAGCAGCTGTGATGATGCCACTCCTAGTTCTGTTTCGCGAGCCAGTGGTGCGCCTCTTCAATGCCGATCTCTCGGTCGCTGAGGCGACTTACCTAGCACTCATTCCACTCTGCATCTACCAGATAGGCGATGCACTACAGATCATCTATGCCAATGCGCTCAGAGGGATCAGTCGTGTGACGGTACTGGCCCCCGCAGCTGCTCTGTGTCACCTGATTGTGGCGCCTGCTATGGCGTGGCTCTTCGGCTTTAACATCGGACTGCATGGTGCGCCACTGCAATTGATGGGCATTTGGTTTGCCTTCCCCGTGAGCCTCACGCTCTTGGGGCTCATCCTCAGGTACTCCTTCCGTAGGGCGACTCGATAG
- the ligA gene encoding NAD-dependent DNA ligase LigA — MTSNNTELEIEQLRKTIEQHNRAYYLDNAPTISDADYDALMQRLLTLEAEHPEFADPTSPSLRVGRDRNDAFVQVAHERPMLSLSNTYNYDEIAEICERTDTLLATDDVPWVAEMKYDGSSISLIYEEGVLVRAVTRGDGTLGDDVTVNVRTIQSVPLRLRPVAEHPDYTMGRIEVRGEVLLPFKEFERLNGERAAEGEAPFANPRNAAAGTLKTLNSRIVAQRRLLCICYYLYALDDESRLPDSYYERMKLLEEMGFDTGVAPFRSSDLSALYHYIDEWDVQRGDLPYATDGIVLKVDSLAQQRALGNTAKSPRWAFAYKYQPENARAELLSVDYQVGRSGIVTPVANVEPVLISGTVVRRATLHNEEFIKSLDLHYHDYVYIEKGGEIIPKITAVETSLRRPEAEPVRLPERCPACGAPLQQIDGSVGYYCVNSYACPPQIMGRIEHYCTRRAADINVGPETIDALFDRHLIENIDDLYKLTASDLAQLPNFKEKSINNLLASIEQSKSRPFARLLYGIGIRYVGEGTAKTLARHFQSIERLAQATDYELQALPDVGPKIAEQVVYFFSLERNQQLIAELQRCGVVLEECSEETTDTPQSNRLEGERIVISGSFTQHSRDEYKQLIEQHGGVNVGSISGRTTFVLMGSDMGPSKRAKAEQLGIPLVTEEEFLARLNS; from the coding sequence ATGACATCCAATAATACAGAGCTAGAGATAGAGCAGCTGCGCAAAACCATCGAGCAGCACAACCGCGCTTACTACCTAGACAATGCCCCGACCATTAGCGATGCGGACTACGATGCGCTGATGCAGCGACTCCTCACGTTGGAGGCGGAGCACCCTGAGTTTGCCGACCCTACCTCGCCATCCCTCCGTGTAGGACGGGATCGAAACGATGCTTTCGTTCAGGTGGCGCACGAGCGGCCGATGCTTTCGCTCTCAAATACGTACAACTACGACGAGATCGCTGAGATCTGCGAGCGTACCGACACGCTCCTAGCTACGGACGATGTGCCGTGGGTGGCGGAGATGAAGTACGACGGCTCCTCCATATCGCTGATTTACGAGGAGGGGGTGCTGGTGCGTGCCGTGACGCGAGGCGACGGGACGCTCGGCGATGACGTGACGGTCAATGTGCGAACGATCCAGTCGGTGCCGCTACGTTTGCGCCCAGTTGCGGAGCATCCCGACTACACGATGGGGCGCATCGAGGTGCGGGGCGAAGTGCTACTGCCCTTCAAGGAGTTCGAGCGACTCAATGGGGAGCGTGCGGCTGAGGGCGAAGCGCCTTTTGCCAATCCGCGCAATGCGGCTGCTGGTACGCTCAAGACGCTGAACAGTCGTATCGTGGCGCAGCGCCGTCTGCTCTGCATCTGCTACTACCTCTATGCGCTGGACGACGAGTCTCGTCTGCCGGACAGTTACTATGAGCGGATGAAGCTCCTCGAGGAGATGGGCTTTGACACGGGCGTCGCACCATTTAGAAGTAGCGATCTGTCGGCGCTATACCATTATATAGATGAGTGGGACGTGCAGCGGGGCGATCTGCCCTACGCCACGGACGGTATCGTCCTCAAGGTGGATAGCCTCGCACAGCAACGCGCGCTCGGCAATACGGCGAAGTCGCCACGATGGGCTTTTGCCTACAAGTATCAGCCGGAGAACGCACGCGCAGAGCTTCTCTCGGTGGACTACCAGGTGGGTCGCTCAGGTATCGTCACGCCTGTGGCCAATGTGGAGCCGGTCCTCATCTCGGGGACGGTGGTGCGTCGCGCTACGCTACACAACGAGGAGTTCATCAAGAGCCTCGACCTGCACTACCATGACTACGTATACATAGAGAAGGGGGGCGAGATCATCCCTAAGATTACTGCCGTGGAGACCAGTCTCAGACGGCCCGAGGCGGAGCCTGTACGCCTGCCAGAGCGTTGTCCCGCTTGTGGTGCGCCACTTCAGCAGATCGATGGCTCGGTGGGCTACTACTGTGTCAACAGCTACGCCTGCCCGCCACAGATCATGGGACGCATCGAGCACTACTGCACACGACGAGCTGCCGACATCAACGTGGGCCCTGAGACGATCGACGCGCTCTTTGACAGACATCTTATCGAAAACATCGACGACCTCTACAAGCTCACCGCAAGCGACTTGGCGCAACTACCGAACTTTAAGGAGAAGTCGATCAATAACCTTCTCGCCAGCATCGAGCAGTCGAAGAGTCGTCCCTTCGCGCGTCTACTCTACGGCATTGGGATCCGCTATGTAGGCGAGGGAACAGCGAAGACGCTGGCACGACACTTTCAGAGCATCGAGCGTCTAGCTCAGGCGACCGACTACGAGCTGCAAGCTCTGCCCGATGTGGGACCGAAGATAGCGGAGCAGGTCGTTTACTTCTTCTCGCTAGAGCGTAACCAGCAGTTGATTGCAGAGCTACAGCGCTGTGGTGTAGTCCTAGAGGAATGCTCCGAGGAGACGACCGATACGCCTCAGTCCAACCGCCTCGAAGGCGAGCGGATCGTTATCTCAGGGAGCTTCACCCAGCACAGCCGTGACGAGTACAAGCAGCTCATCGAGCAGCACGGCGGCGTCAACGTGGGGAGCATCTCCGGCCGTACGACCTTCGTCCTGATGGGTAGCGATATGGGTCCCTCAAAGCGTGCCAAAGCGGAGCAACTCGGCATCCCGCTCGTCACGGAGGAGGAGTTTCTCGCTCGCCTCAACTCTTAG
- the recR gene encoding recombination mediator RecR, producing MKDQYPSQWLERAVDQLSLLPGIGRKTAMRMALHLLRQPPSYAQHLGEAIIDLRQKICYCERCHCISDSPLCDICSDPQRDQSTVCVVEQVKDVLTIEQTHRYKGLYHVLGGIISPIDGITPNDLEIESLYERVQEEPVREVILAIRSTLEGDTTNYYIYKRLESTGVLVSLIARGISIGDEIEYADEVTLGSAIANRTPFDQVK from the coding sequence ATGAAAGATCAGTACCCCTCCCAATGGCTCGAGCGTGCCGTAGATCAGCTCTCCCTCCTTCCTGGCATAGGGCGCAAGACTGCTATGCGTATGGCGCTGCACCTGCTTCGTCAGCCGCCCTCCTATGCGCAGCATCTGGGGGAGGCAATCATAGACCTTCGCCAGAAGATCTGCTATTGCGAGCGATGCCACTGTATCAGCGACAGCCCGCTCTGCGACATTTGCTCCGATCCGCAGCGAGACCAGAGCACCGTCTGCGTCGTCGAGCAGGTGAAGGACGTGCTGACCATCGAGCAGACGCACCGATACAAAGGTCTATACCACGTCTTGGGCGGAATCATCTCTCCGATAGATGGCATCACACCAAACGACCTGGAGATTGAGTCTCTCTACGAGCGTGTCCAGGAGGAGCCTGTCCGTGAGGTGATCCTCGCCATACGATCGACCCTAGAGGGTGACACGACCAACTACTATATATATAAGCGTCTAGAGTCTACGGGTGTGCTGGTCTCGCTCATCGCACGGGGTATCTCTATCGGTGACGAGATCGAGTATGCCGACGAGGTGACGCTCGGGAGCGCCATCGCGAATCGCACCCCCTTTGACCAAGTGAAGTAA
- a CDS encoding tryptophanase, whose protein sequence is MEIPFSEAYRIKMVEPIHKSTREQREQWIKQAHYNLFSLKSSQVFIDVLTDSGTGAMSDRQWAGIMVGDESYAGASSFQNLKDAVEKICTFPLVIPTHQGRAAENVLYSATLKEGDIVPGNSHFDTTKGHIEFRKAVAVDCTIDAASNTELELPFKGEMDLNKLEDCFKKYPKEQIPMCVLTVTNNTAGGQPVSMKNVRETSELCHKYGIPLQIDGARFAENAYFIKTREEGYADKSIKEIVREMLSYADIMTMSSKKDAVVNMGGFLAMRDEELYHKCSMYAVMNEGFLTYGGMNGRDMNALAIGLDENTEFDMLDTRIRQVAYLGSKLDEYGVPYQRPAGGHAIFLDAKKILTHVPKEEFIAQTLGIELYLEAGIRGVEIGSILADRDPKTGENRYPKLELLRLAIPRRTYTNNHMDVIAAACKNVYDRRESITRGYVITRELPVLRHFTVELEPAK, encoded by the coding sequence ATGGAGATACCTTTTTCCGAGGCATACCGCATTAAAATGGTAGAGCCGATACACAAGAGTACGCGCGAGCAGCGCGAGCAGTGGATTAAGCAAGCACACTACAACTTATTCAGTCTCAAGTCGTCGCAGGTCTTTATCGATGTCCTCACGGACTCTGGTACGGGCGCTATGAGTGACCGTCAGTGGGCGGGCATCATGGTTGGCGATGAGAGCTATGCGGGTGCTTCCTCTTTCCAAAACCTCAAGGATGCTGTCGAGAAGATCTGCACCTTCCCCCTCGTGATCCCTACACACCAGGGCCGCGCTGCTGAGAATGTGCTTTACTCGGCTACGCTCAAGGAGGGCGACATCGTACCGGGCAACTCACACTTTGACACAACGAAGGGGCACATCGAGTTTCGCAAGGCTGTAGCCGTAGACTGCACGATCGATGCGGCTAGCAATACGGAGCTAGAGCTACCCTTCAAGGGTGAGATGGATCTGAACAAGCTGGAGGATTGCTTCAAGAAGTACCCCAAGGAGCAGATCCCTATGTGCGTCCTGACGGTGACCAACAACACGGCTGGCGGTCAGCCTGTCTCTATGAAGAATGTACGTGAGACGAGCGAACTGTGCCACAAGTACGGCATACCGCTACAGATCGACGGCGCTCGCTTTGCTGAGAATGCTTACTTCATCAAGACTCGTGAGGAGGGCTATGCTGACAAGTCGATCAAGGAGATAGTCCGTGAGATGCTCAGCTACGCTGACATCATGACCATGTCTAGCAAGAAGGACGCTGTGGTCAACATGGGTGGCTTCCTCGCTATGCGTGACGAGGAGCTCTATCACAAGTGCTCTATGTACGCTGTAATGAATGAGGGCTTCCTCACCTACGGCGGTATGAACGGCCGTGATATGAACGCACTGGCTATCGGTCTGGATGAGAACACGGAGTTTGACATGCTAGACACGCGCATCCGTCAGGTAGCTTACCTTGGCAGCAAGCTAGACGAGTACGGCGTACCCTATCAGCGTCCTGCTGGTGGACACGCGATCTTCCTCGATGCAAAGAAGATCCTGACGCACGTCCCCAAGGAGGAGTTTATCGCTCAGACGCTCGGCATCGAGCTATACCTAGAGGCTGGCATCCGTGGCGTCGAGATCGGCTCTATCCTAGCAGACCGCGATCCTAAGACGGGTGAGAACCGCTATCCTAAGCTAGAGCTACTCCGCCTTGCTATACCACGTCGTACCTACACGAACAACCACATGGACGTCATCGCAGCTGCCTGCAAGAATGTCTATGACCGTCGTGAGTCGATCACACGTGGCTACGTCATCACCCGTGAGCTGCCTGTGCTACGTCACTTCACGGTAGAGCTAGAGCCTGCTAAGTAA
- the eno gene encoding phosphopyruvate hydratase has product MQIVDIKGREVLDSRGNPTVEVEVILDSGAMGRAAVPSGASTGEHEALELRDGDKSRYLGKGVRKAVENVNEVIAPALFGMSALEQREIDQKMIDLDGTDTKSVLGANAILGVSLAVAKAAADELAIPLYRYIGGVNAHTLPVPMMNIINGGAHSDAPIAFQEFMIRPIGAKSFSEALRMGAETFHALKKVLHDRGLSTAVGDEGGFAPKLDGVEDALNSIIEAIHQAGYKPGSDITIALDCAASEFYHEGVYNYAKFEGEKGQQRTPAEQVAYLETLVSKYPIDSIEDGMDENDWEGWHLLTEKLGDRLQLVGDDLFVTNVDYLSRGIKEGCANSILIKVNQIGTLTETLDAIDMAHRHGFTAVVSHRSGETEDTTIADIAVATNAGQIKTGSLSRTDRIAKYNQLLRIEEELDARATYGYRRLR; this is encoded by the coding sequence ATGCAAATAGTAGACATCAAAGGGCGCGAGGTACTAGACTCGCGCGGCAATCCAACAGTGGAGGTAGAGGTCATCCTAGATAGCGGAGCCATGGGGCGTGCCGCTGTACCCAGTGGAGCCTCTACAGGGGAACATGAAGCACTCGAGCTACGTGACGGCGATAAGAGCCGTTACCTCGGCAAGGGCGTCCGCAAGGCGGTCGAAAACGTCAACGAGGTGATCGCTCCAGCTCTCTTCGGCATGAGCGCGCTCGAGCAGCGTGAGATAGACCAGAAGATGATAGACCTAGATGGTACAGATACCAAGAGTGTGCTCGGTGCTAACGCTATCCTAGGCGTCTCGCTAGCTGTCGCTAAGGCTGCTGCTGACGAACTAGCTATACCGCTCTACCGCTACATCGGTGGTGTCAACGCACACACGCTCCCCGTGCCTATGATGAACATCATCAACGGAGGTGCACATAGCGATGCTCCCATCGCTTTTCAGGAGTTTATGATCCGTCCCATCGGTGCCAAGAGCTTTAGCGAGGCGCTCCGCATGGGTGCCGAGACATTTCACGCACTCAAGAAGGTGCTCCACGATCGTGGACTCAGCACTGCCGTAGGTGACGAGGGTGGCTTCGCTCCTAAGCTCGATGGCGTAGAGGATGCGCTCAATAGCATCATCGAGGCGATTCATCAGGCTGGCTACAAGCCTGGTAGCGACATAACCATCGCTCTAGACTGCGCCGCTAGCGAGTTTTACCATGAGGGCGTCTACAACTACGCCAAGTTTGAGGGTGAGAAGGGTCAGCAGCGCACTCCCGCCGAGCAGGTCGCTTACCTAGAGACGCTCGTCAGCAAGTACCCCATCGATAGCATCGAGGATGGTATGGACGAAAACGACTGGGAGGGATGGCATCTGCTTACCGAGAAGCTAGGCGACCGCCTGCAGCTCGTCGGTGACGACCTCTTTGTGACCAATGTGGACTACCTCAGCCGAGGCATCAAGGAGGGTTGCGCTAACTCCATCCTGATCAAGGTCAACCAGATCGGTACGCTCACAGAGACGCTCGACGCGATCGACATGGCACATCGTCACGGCTTCACAGCGGTCGTATCGCACCGCTCAGGTGAGACCGAAGATACCACCATCGCTGACATCGCCGTAGCAACCAATGCGGGACAGATCAAGACTGGTTCGCTGAGCCGCACCGACCGCATCGCTAAGTATAACCAGCTACTGCGTATCGAGGAGGAGCTAGACGCACGTGCTACATACGGATATCGTCGTCTACGCTAA